The genomic window TTAGCCAGGATTATTGCTGAGGCGACTAACTCAAACTTTGTAAAATTTTCGGCTGTAACTTCCGGCGTAAAAGAACTTCGCGAAGTAATTGCCCAAACCAAAGAGCGTTTGAAGTTTAAGAGCCAGCGAACGATTTTATTTATCGACGAAATTCATCGCTGGAGTAAGTCTCAGCAAGATGCTTTGTTACCGTACGTGGAAGATGGAACGGTTGTACTAATTGGCGCCACAACTGAAAATCCTAGTTTTGAAGTCATTTCAGCCTTACTTTCCCGGAGCCGCGTTTTTGTGTTGGAGCAACTAACTGAAAAAGATTTAAAAACAATAATCGCACGGGCCATTAAGCATGGATTTGAAAAAATTGAGATAAAAATTGCCGAAGATGATGTAGCGTTTTTAGCCAAGATGGCAAATGGCGACGCGCGGGTAGCTTTGAACGCGTTGGAGTTTGCGGTTAAATCTGACGGTGGGAATAAAGGAGTAATTACAATTGATCAAAATGCGATTAAGGAGGCCTTACAAAAATCTCACATGCTGTATGATAAAACCGGCGAGCAGCATTACAACATAATTTCGGCGCTACATAAAAGTTTACGTGGTTCTGACCCAGATGCTTCTTTGTATTGGTTAGGACGAATGTTGGAGGCCGGCGAAAAGCCAGAATATGTGGCCCGCCGTTTAGTCAGATTTGCCTCTGAAGATATCGGTATGGCGGACCCGAACGCTTTAACACAAGCAGTAGCCGCTTATCAAGCTTGTCATTTTATTGGCATGCCAGAATGCGATGTAATTTTAGCCCAAGCGGTCGTATATTTAGCTAAGGCGCCAAAATCCAATGCTTTATATTCAGCCTACAAGCAAGTACAAGAAGATGTTAAAACGAGTTTAGATGAACCGGTGCCGCTTCATCTGCGCAATGCTCCCACAAAATTAATGAAAAATCTTGGCTATGGCAAAAATTATAAATATAATCCCAACTATGAACCTGACGACGAGGAAGTATTGGGGCAAGAATATTTGCCGGAAAAATTAGTGGGCAAAATTTATTATGAAGATTAAAAAACAAACAGCGGTTGGCTTCGTAGTTTATTTACCGACTGAGCCAGAAATTAAATATTTACTTTTACG from Candidatus Buchananbacteria bacterium CG10_big_fil_rev_8_21_14_0_10_42_9 includes these protein-coding regions:
- a CDS encoding AAA family ATPase; amino-acid sequence: MLDLFDHKLVQKRGDFAPLADKMRPTTFDDFVGQKKVVGPGTMLRNAIEKDQIPSIIFWGPPGAGKTTLARIIAEATNSNFVKFSAVTSGVKELREVIAQTKERLKFKSQRTILFIDEIHRWSKSQQDALLPYVEDGTVVLIGATTENPSFEVISALLSRSRVFVLEQLTEKDLKTIIARAIKHGFEKIEIKIAEDDVAFLAKMANGDARVALNALEFAVKSDGGNKGVITIDQNAIKEALQKSHMLYDKTGEQHYNIISALHKSLRGSDPDASLYWLGRMLEAGEKPEYVARRLVRFASEDIGMADPNALTQAVAAYQACHFIGMPECDVILAQAVVYLAKAPKSNALYSAYKQVQEDVKTSLDEPVPLHLRNAPTKLMKNLGYGKNYKYNPNYEPDDEEVLGQEYLPEKLVGKIYYED